A single window of Rhizophagus irregularis chromosome 32, complete sequence DNA harbors:
- a CDS encoding Peptidyl-prolyl cis-trans isomerase cyp10, which translates to MTSGMKDNNNRTTIYVGGLDDQVNEQILHAAFIPFGDIVEIQIPPDPASHNQHRGFGFVEFEEASDAQASIDNMNLSELYGKVIKVNLARPIRIKDGSMRAVWSEDAWLQKYALKSADPNVPYESDENEGDKQQQEGKSDATQMKSPEQ; encoded by the exons ATGACTTCTGGTATGAAAGACAACAATAATAGAACTACGATCTATGTTG GTGGACTAGACGATCAAGTAAATGAGCAAATCTTACATGCAGCATTTATTCCGTTCGGTGACATAGTAGAGATTCAAATACCACCAGATCCAGCATCTC ATAATCAACATCGCGGATTTGGCTTTGTGGAATTTGAAGAAGCAAGTGACGCACAAGCCTCAATAGATAATATGAATTTATCAGAACTATATGGTAAAgtaataaaagttaatttagCGAGACCAATTCGAATTAAAGATGGAAGTATGAGAGCAg TATGGTCCGAAGATGCGTGGCTACAAAAATACGCGCTTAAATCTGCTGATCCGAATGTACCTTATGAATCAGATGAAAATGAAGGAGATAAGCAGCAACAAGAAGGGAAATCAGATGCAACACAAATGAAATCTCCCgaacaataa